Genomic window (Tardiphaga sp. vice304):
GCGCCGACCGCCTCATAAAGCAGCGCGCGGAAATCGAAGTTGTCCTTGGTGGTGCCCATCGGCACCGGCGCGTGGAAGAACCACGTCGTGCCGAGATCGACACGGCCGAAAAAGCGCCAATAGCCTTTCAGATCGGGATGCAGAACATTGTAAAACGACTTGTTCGGGTAGCGTTCGAGCAGTTTGTGCAGCCCTTCGGAACGGAACACGAGAAGCACCATCAACCGATCGTGATCCGATTTGGTCTGGGTGATGCCGCTCGCATCCCGGACAAATGAGCGGCTGCCGTCGCAACCGATAACATACTCCGCCTGCAGTTGGCGCGTATCCCCGGTCCCTCGTCCGCGGAGCACAACTGCGACGCCATCCTCGTCCTGTGTCACGGACTCGGCACTCCAGCCATACAGCGTCTCAACCGAGGATAGCTCGCTGAGCCGCTTGCGCAAAACGGCCTCGGTTGCATATTGCGGCAACCGCTCATTGTCTGTGAAATAGAAAGGGCGCACCAATTCCCGCTGGAGCCAGTCGTGGCGGTAATCGCTAAGCAGCGTGCCATAGGCGGTCATGCCGCCGATGCCGTAGTCACGCGGGATCGTGCGCGCTGCCCGCAGCGCCGGCTCGGCGCCCCAGAAATGAAAGTGCTCCAGCGTCCGCTGGGTCAGGTTCTGACCTTTCGGAATCGGCTGCGGGCTCTCGTATTTCTCGATCAGGGCGCATCGCACGCCGCGCTGTCCCAGATCGATGGCCAGTCCAAGGCCGACCGGCCCTCCCCCGACAATGATCACCCGAGGTGAAGACAATGTCCCGACCGTCATTCCTCGCCTGCCCACTTCTTGAACCCGTTGCCGTCAAGGGATAACAGCGACAAACTGAAGTCAATGATAATCTTACATTGTGAGATTTCTATGGATTTTGAGTCTGGCCGTAGGTCGAAGACATCTCCGTGGCGACCGCTTTGACATCGTAGGCAATGCGGTCAATACCGGCGCCGTCCACCATTCCTCCTGCGATCGTCACGCAGATGCTGGCGATCGGTGCCCCGCGGTCGTCGAGGACCGGCGCGGCGATGCCGACGGCGCCTGCGGTGACTTCACCGAACGCGACCGCATATCCCGCCTTTCGCACGCGCTTCATGCTCTGGCGGACCTCTTCGACAGTCATGCCGAGTCCGACGGACCGCAGGTCGTCGAGATTCTGCTCGATCAGCGGCACCAGGCGCGCGCGCGGCAGATACGCCATGATCGAACGTGCGATCGCTCCGCGGCCGAGTGGCATCGGGCGGCCACGCGGATAGGAACTGACGAGGTTCTTTGCGGACGTTTCGGACACCACACACAGGATCTTGTTTCCGTACCAGCGCAAGATCATGGCATTGCAGGCGTAGCGCGCCGTCAGCGCTTTCAGATGCGGCTGCCCCGACAGCACAAGCGCGTCCGATCGCCGGGCGAGATAGTCCATCTCGACGACCTTCGGCCCCAGCGTCACCCCAGCATTTCGCGACGACATCAGAAGGCCGGCATCCTTGAGGATTTTCAGGTATCGATAGAGCGTGGGGCGGCTATAGCCGAGATGCGCCATTAGATCCTCGGACGTCCACTCCAGTCGCTGCTCCGAGAATACCTCGAGGACGGCGAGTACCCGTTCCAGACTGTTGCTTGGTTTCATGCCGCGAGACGCATCATCGGTCCGCTCCTGTCCGGTGCCGGTGGCAGCGCGCAGGGCAGATACTTTTTCCGAATGATCATAATCAACCTTGAACTGGCCAACAGGATAAGCGCATAATATCAAAAATCTCACCATAAGAGACTTTGTCATTTTTTGCCAGCCGGGGATCATCGGCGGCCATGACAACGAGGAAACGCATGTCCGCAAGACATTCACGTCGCACGATACTCGGGCTCATGGCCCTGACGCCCCTCGCGGTCAGGCCAGGCTTTGCTCAGGGGTCGTCGCAGCAACCCATCCGCCTCAATGTGCCGTTTTCACCGGGCACGGGTCCTGACCTGCTCGCGCGCCTACTCAGCGAGGAGCTACGCCAACGCTGGAATCAGCCGGTGATTGTCGAGAACAAGGCAGGCGCCAGCGGCAATATTGGCACCGACGCTGCGGCCCGCGCGGCGCCGGATGGCCAGTCCTTGCTGGTGACGGTCAATACATTCGTGATGAATGCGAGCCTCTATCGTGCGCTTCCCTATGATCCCGAGAAAAGTTTTGCGCCGATCGCGGAGATCGCAACCGGAGCGCTCGCATTGGTCGTGCATCCCTCGCTCAACGTCACCACGCTTGCCGAACTTGTTGCGCGAGCGCGCGGCAAACCGGGCGAGATCAACTACGCATCACCCGGCCGCGGCACGCCGCAACATCTGGCCATGGAACTGTTCAAGCTGACGGCGCAGGTCAAGCTGACGCATATTCCATATCCGGGTTCAGCTGGCGCCGTGAAGGATCTTGCGGGCGGGCATGTGTCGGCCATGTTTCTACCGATACACACCGCGCTGCCTCTCGCAGAAGGCGGACAGATCCGCATCCTCGCCTTTGGCAGCAAGTCGCGCGCGCCACAGGCGCCGAAGGTGCCGACACTTGCGGAGGAGGGCGTTGCCGATTTCGACGTCGATCTGTGGTACGGCGTCCTCGCTCCCGCTGGTACGCCGAAGGCGATCATCGACCGCTACAATGCCGAGTTCAACAGGATACTGAACCAGCCGAACGTGAAGGAGCTTCTCGATAAGCAGGGCCTGATCGCCCGCGGCGGGCCACCGAATCAGTTGGCGGCGCTGATCGCGAGGGATCGCCAGCGCTGGGCCAAGGTCGTCAAGGATGCCGAGATCACCTCGGGATAGTCTAATCCGGCCGCAGTCACAGGATACCCGATCATGATGAGGCGAGTCTTGATTGCGGGAGCTGGCATCGCAGGGCTTTGCACCGCGATTGCGCTGATGCAGCGCGGACTTCGCGTCACTATCTGCGAGCAGGAAGAAACATTACGCGCGACCGGCGCTGGCGTGCAGATCAGTCCGAACGGAACGCGGGTGCTCGCATCCCTCGGCGTACTCGACGCGCTGCGTCGCCTTGCTGTCGAGCCGACGGCCAAGACGATTCGCCTGTGGAACAGCGGCGAGACCTGGTCGCTCTTCGACCTCGGGGCCATGTCTGTCGCCGAATATGGCTTTCCCTATTTGATGGTCCATCGCGGCGACCTGTGTAGCGCGACAATCAGGATGAGAATCCCGCGACAATCAGGATGAGAATGCGCCGCTGCTGGGGTGACGAAGGGAGGGCGTAGCCCGACCGGAGGCACCCCAGCAGCGGCGTGTCGGCCCGAAGGGGCCTCATTGGCGGTAACGGCGGCTGGTAAAGCATCGGCTTCTCCTTCGAGAGGACCAGTGCTTTGGCCGGCCGGCATGTCACCGATCAACAAATGAGGCTTTTCATGAGCTTGCGTCGCAACCATTCGCCAGCCGTCGCCGCTGCAAAGGCTGGTTTCAGCACCTCCGCCGCCTACCGATACGAGAAGGATCCCCGACTTCCGACCCAGAAGAAGGCGCGCCGCGCACGCCGTCGAGCCGATCCGTTCATCGACGTTTGGGAGAACGAAGTTCTGCCGATACTGAGGGCCGCCCCCGGATTGCGGCCGATCGCCGTGTTCGAGGAACTATGCCGGCGGCATCCGGAACTGGGTTCTGGAACGCGGCGGACGCTCGAGCGGCGCATTCGGGCATGGCGGGCGGTGAACGGGCCGGATCGGGAGGTGATCTTCCGTCAGGAACATCCGCCGGGTCGCATGGGGTTGTCGGACTTCACCGAGGTCGCCGATCTCGGCGTCACCATTGCGGGCCAGTTGCTGGACTGCCGGCTCTATCACTTCCGGCTGCCTTTCTCCGGCTTCGAACACGCCCACGTCGTGCTCGGTGGCGAAAGCTTTGTCGCGCTGGCGGAAGGCTTGCAGAACGCGCTGTGGTCGCTGGGCGGGGTTCCGGAGCAGCACCGCAGCGACAGCCTGTCGGCCGCGTTCCGCAATCTCGGAGCCGATGCCAAGGAGGATTTGACGACGCGCTATGAGGCGTTCTGCGGCCATTACGGCATGACGCCGACCCGCAACAATCCCGGCGTATCGCATGAGAACGGCTCGATCGAAAGTGCGCATGGCCATCTCAAGAGAGCGCTGGCCGATGCCCTGCTGCTGCGTGCCTCACGCGACTTCGACGATCTTGCGGCCTGGCGGGGTTTTGTCGACGAGATCGTTGGCCGCGGCAACGCGCGCAATGCCAAGCGTATCGATCAGGAGCGGACGGCGCTGAAGAAACTGCCGGTGCGCAAGACCGCCGATTATGAGGAGGTCAACGTCGACGTCACGACCTCCAGCGCCTTCACGTTGCGCAAGGTGTTTTACTCGGTCCCATCCCGCCTGATCGGTCACCGGCTGCGCGTACGTCTTTATGACGACCGGCTCGAATGCTTCCAGGGCGCCACGCACATCATCACCTTGCGACGCGGGCGAACCCAGCCCAACGGCAAACACGGCCACGTCATCGACTATCGCCATGTCATCCATTCGCTGCGCCGCAAACCGATGGCGCTGCTCAATCTGGTCTATCGCGACCAGTTGTTCCCCCGCCGCGTCTACGCCCGTGCGTTCGACGCCTTGCTCGCCGGCATTGGCGAAAGACCAGCCTGCCGTGCCATGGTCGGGCTTCTGGCGCTCGCACATGAACGGGCCTGCGAGGCGGAGCTCGGTGCCGTGCTGCAAGCCACGCTCGACGACGGCATCCTGCCGGATCTCAAGGCGCTGATCGAACGCTTCCGACCGAAGGGCATGGCACTACCGGTCGTCGTCGTCACGCTGCCCTCGCTCGCTATCTACGACCAGATTGCCGCGGCTGTGGGAGAAGCCGCATGAACGCGACCGTCAAGATCGACGCCGCCCGTGTCGAATTGCTGCTCAGCGAACTGCGTCTGCCCGGCATCAAGCTGATCTGGGCCGCCCTGGCGGAAACCGCCGATAAGGAAGGCTGGCCCGCCGCCCGCTTCCTGGCGGCCCTGGCTGAACAGGAGATGGTGGAGCGAAACCGTCGTCGCTTCGAGCGTCATCTGGATGAAGCCCGCCTGCCGCCGGGCAAGACCCTCGCTGCATTCGACTTCGATGCCGTGCCGATGATCTCAAAGGCGCAGGTGCAGGCTCTCGCCGCCGGTGACGCCTGGCTCGACAAGGGCGCCAATCTGTTGTGTTTTGGTCCCCCTGGCGGCGGCAAATCGCATCTGGCAGCGGCGCTCGGCATGTCCCTGATCGAAAACGGTTGGCGCGTGTTGTTCACCAGAACCACCGATCTCGTGCAAAAGCTCCAGATCGCGCGCCGCGATCTCACGCTTGAAGCGGCGATCGCCAAACTCGACAAATATCACCTGCTGATCCTCGACGATCTGGCCTATGTGACCAAGGATCAAGCGGAGACCAGCGTTCTGTTCGAGTTGATCAGCGCTCGCTACGAACGCCGCTCGATGCTGATCACCGCCAATCAGCCATTCGGTGAATGGGGAAAAATCTTCCCGGATCAAGCTATGACCCTCGCGGCGATCGACCGCCTCGTCCATCACGCCACGATCCTCGAAATGAATGTCGACAGCTATCGCCGGAAAGAGGCTCTCGACAAGGCTCGTGGAGCCGGACGACCGCCAACGCGCGCGACAATCAAAGCGTCATCCTGATTGTCGCTCCACGACAATCAACTCTACAGCACGCGATTATCGCTTGCGTTATCGTCAGGCCGCGACAATCATCCCCACGCCGCGACCGCTAAATTGCCATCCTGATTGTCGCGCTTCCCATCCAGATTGACGCGCTACAGACCTGCATACGACGCTGGCGAACGCTGTGAGGCAGCTCGATCCAGACGCGATCGTTCAGGGCACCGGCGTCGTCGCTGTCGACAACCGCGCCGATGCCGTGACGGTCTCGCTTTCGAGTGGCGAAAGCATCAGCGGCGATGTCCTGATCGGCGCCGATGGCATCCATTCAGTCGTCAGGTCGGCCGTTTTCGGCGCAGGACCGGCGCATTTCACCGGCTGCATGGCCTGGCGCGGCGTCATTCCTTCTTCGCGTCTGCCGCCGCATATCCAGCGCGACGTCGGGACAAACTGGGTCGGCCCCGGCCGTCACGTCGTGACCTATCCCCTCCGACGAGGAGAGCTCTTCAATTTTGTCGGCGTCGTCGAACGCACGGGGTGGGAAACTGAATCATGGACGGCCAAAGGCACGCGCGACGAATGCGCCGCCGACTTCGCGGGATGGCATCCCGACGTCCACGCGCTGATCGACAATATCGACGTGCATTACCGATGGGCATTGATGAGCCGCCCACCAATGGCGCGATGGTCGGCCGGACGCGTGGTCCTCGTCGGCGACGCCTGCCACCCGATGTTGCCGTTCATGGCACAGGGCGCGGTCATGGCTATCGAGGACGCGATCACGCTGGCCCGAGTCCTTGCAGCTAACCGCAACGATTTCGTGACCGCCTTCGCGAACTATGAGGCCGAACGTGTCATGCGCGCCAATCGCTGCGTCATCGCGGCGGAGCGAAACCGCGAGATCTTCCATAACGAACGATTGATGGAGGCCGAAGACGCGAACCAATATGTGTCAGCCCAATGGAATGAGGCAAAGGTCCGCGAGCGATATAACTGGCTTTTCGCGTTCGACGCAGTTGGCGGAGGCTGACGGCCATCTTTGTGCACGATGAACACTTGGCGGAATAATACTCCGATCTGATCCCTACGCCTGCATCTATGGTTGGTGCGGATTTGAGTGTCCGCTTGGCGCCAGATGCAGCCGGTTCGCCGGATTGTTAGAAGCTTTCGTCGCGAGACCGCTCGCCTGCATGATTTCGTCCTTGAAGACATTCGATCACGGCAAAGCCCAAGCGACTTAATTTCGAGATGTCCTAGACCTCACCCAGATCAATCGACACGTTCGATCTTCACGCGATGCGCGCCACGACGTGCCAGGACTTCGATGCCGGATTTCACCGATCCGAGTTTGATGAGACCGCGTGAATATTGAAAGTCTCGATAGAAGATCGCCAGGTTTCCCCACGGCGCGTAGTAAGCGATCTCTCCGACCACCGGCGTGATGCCAACCGGTGCCCCATCGATCGACGACGACTCTGGAAGATTGCTGATCTTTTCGGTTGAGGCATAATTCTCGAGGTTAATGTCGAGCGGCAGCAAGGTCGCAAAGTCCCGGGCGGCGGGGCTG
Coding sequences:
- the istB gene encoding IS21-like element helper ATPase IstB gives rise to the protein MNATVKIDAARVELLLSELRLPGIKLIWAALAETADKEGWPAARFLAALAEQEMVERNRRRFERHLDEARLPPGKTLAAFDFDAVPMISKAQVQALAAGDAWLDKGANLLCFGPPGGGKSHLAAALGMSLIENGWRVLFTRTTDLVQKLQIARRDLTLEAAIAKLDKYHLLILDDLAYVTKDQAETSVLFELISARYERRSMLITANQPFGEWGKIFPDQAMTLAAIDRLVHHATILEMNVDSYRRKEALDKARGAGRPPTRATIKASS
- the istA gene encoding IS21 family transposase translates to MAGRHVTDQQMRLFMSLRRNHSPAVAAAKAGFSTSAAYRYEKDPRLPTQKKARRARRRADPFIDVWENEVLPILRAAPGLRPIAVFEELCRRHPELGSGTRRTLERRIRAWRAVNGPDREVIFRQEHPPGRMGLSDFTEVADLGVTIAGQLLDCRLYHFRLPFSGFEHAHVVLGGESFVALAEGLQNALWSLGGVPEQHRSDSLSAAFRNLGADAKEDLTTRYEAFCGHYGMTPTRNNPGVSHENGSIESAHGHLKRALADALLLRASRDFDDLAAWRGFVDEIVGRGNARNAKRIDQERTALKKLPVRKTADYEEVNVDVTTSSAFTLRKVFYSVPSRLIGHRLRVRLYDDRLECFQGATHIITLRRGRTQPNGKHGHVIDYRHVIHSLRRKPMALLNLVYRDQLFPRRVYARAFDALLAGIGERPACRAMVGLLALAHERACEAELGAVLQATLDDGILPDLKALIERFRPKGMALPVVVVTLPSLAIYDQIAAAVGEAA
- a CDS encoding IclR family transcriptional regulator; this translates as MIPGWQKMTKSLMVRFLILCAYPVGQFKVDYDHSEKVSALRAATGTGQERTDDASRGMKPSNSLERVLAVLEVFSEQRLEWTSEDLMAHLGYSRPTLYRYLKILKDAGLLMSSRNAGVTLGPKVVEMDYLARRSDALVLSGQPHLKALTARYACNAMILRWYGNKILCVVSETSAKNLVSSYPRGRPMPLGRGAIARSIMAYLPRARLVPLIEQNLDDLRSVGLGMTVEEVRQSMKRVRKAGYAVAFGEVTAGAVGIAAPVLDDRGAPIASICVTIAGGMVDGAGIDRIAYDVKAVATEMSSTYGQTQNP
- a CDS encoding tripartite tricarboxylate transporter substrate binding protein, yielding MALTPLAVRPGFAQGSSQQPIRLNVPFSPGTGPDLLARLLSEELRQRWNQPVIVENKAGASGNIGTDAAARAAPDGQSLLVTVNTFVMNASLYRALPYDPEKSFAPIAEIATGALALVVHPSLNVTTLAELVARARGKPGEINYASPGRGTPQHLAMELFKLTAQVKLTHIPYPGSAGAVKDLAGGHVSAMFLPIHTALPLAEGGQIRILAFGSKSRAPQAPKVPTLAEEGVADFDVDLWYGVLAPAGTPKAIIDRYNAEFNRILNQPNVKELLDKQGLIARGGPPNQLAALIARDRQRWAKVVKDAEITSG
- a CDS encoding FAD-dependent monooxygenase — translated: MTVGTLSSPRVIIVGGGPVGLGLAIDLGQRGVRCALIEKYESPQPIPKGQNLTQRTLEHFHFWGAEPALRAARTIPRDYGIGGMTAYGTLLSDYRHDWLQRELVRPFYFTDNERLPQYATEAVLRKRLSELSSVETLYGWSAESVTQDEDGVAVVLRGRGTGDTRQLQAEYVIGCDGSRSFVRDASGITQTKSDHDRLMVLLVFRSEGLHKLLERYPNKSFYNVLHPDLKGYWRFFGRVDLGTTWFFHAPVPMGTTKDNFDFRALLYEAVGAEFDVAFDHVGFWELRVATADRYRNGRVFVAGDAAHSHPPYGGYGINTGLEDAANLGWKLTAVLQGWAGPALLDSYDSERRPVFVSTARDFIEKAIESDRDFLAAYDPATDKAAFEAEWQARSSGARSEVQSFEPNYEGSPLVTGAHGRSPSAIGAHEFVARAGHHLAPYRMASGRDVYDELGTGFTLIDLGAVPEFVTKFKSAADACRVPLKIVTEPSDAAQAHYNASLILVRPDQFVAFSTNDASSDARDVLQRAIGNTG
- a CDS encoding cyclophilin-like fold protein produces the protein MAATSDDSPAARDFATLLPLDINLENYASTEKISNLPESSSIDGAPVGITPVVGEIAYYAPWGNLAIFYRDFQYSRGLIKLGSVKSGIEVLARRGAHRVKIERVD
- a CDS encoding FAD-dependent oxidoreductase is translated as MMRRVLIAGAGIAGLCTAIALMQRGLRVTICEQEETLRATGAGVQISPNGTRVLASLGVLDALRRLAVEPTAKTIRLWNSGETWSLFDLGAMSVAEYGFPYLMVHRGDLCSATIRMRIPRQSG
- a CDS encoding FAD-dependent monooxygenase is translated as MANAVRQLDPDAIVQGTGVVAVDNRADAVTVSLSSGESISGDVLIGADGIHSVVRSAVFGAGPAHFTGCMAWRGVIPSSRLPPHIQRDVGTNWVGPGRHVVTYPLRRGELFNFVGVVERTGWETESWTAKGTRDECAADFAGWHPDVHALIDNIDVHYRWALMSRPPMARWSAGRVVLVGDACHPMLPFMAQGAVMAIEDAITLARVLAANRNDFVTAFANYEAERVMRANRCVIAAERNREIFHNERLMEAEDANQYVSAQWNEAKVRERYNWLFAFDAVGGG